The window taagaaatagaaaaagcctCCACTTGTCTGAAACATCATAATTTCAAAACCTTGGTTGATTTGTTCAACCATTCAAGTGAATtatacagaaaagaaaaaaggaaaaaaaattatatatataacataatgTTTATATCAATTTGTGAACTTAAAGAAGGGGTACATGCTAAAGAAAAAATCAGAACAGATGCTGAAAGAGCAACCCAAGAACCTTCCATGGTCCATAAACCTCTGCATCCAATGATTTGGTTACATCCAAAACCCTCTATGACCAATAGTCAACTAAGACAAAACTATCACCAATTGCCCCTCCACCAATTAATTGGTTACATCCAACCCTAAAATTTGAGATCCTTAAGTGAAGCAAGTAATCCATCAAAATTAAGTTTCAGTCTTTTGGAATATCAAAATTAAGTTCAAGTCTTTCTGAATACAAATTGCCATATGCCCAATAGAACTCCTCAATAACCAACATTCAATGGGAAGTGAGCAAGCAAATGTTTTCTCACGATTCAGGCATGGACTGCTTCCAACCCTCAAAGATCCTACATTCATCTCTAGCCTTGGCCTCAACCTCTTCTTTGAGACATCTTCGAATTCTGTGTAAGATTTGTTTTCGGATTCTTTTTTCAGGACTACAACCAGGGTCTGACTCCAAGATTCCTACCACAGCCCCAAAAAGAAATAATCATCATATCATGAACACCTTGAGAAGCTGCCCAGCGTGAAACCCAATATGGCTTGAGTTAAATATTATGGGGCATCCTAAAGCAATGGAGAGGGAAGGGGTGGGGAAAGATTGAGTGTGGATGTGATAATGTTGTCATTTAGTTCAAAATTCTTCCATGAAATGTGAGGGGGCTTCATTATGTGGTGTAATATACAGTAGTTAGATCCCTACAAGAAGCCAAGATGAATATAAACCAAGGAAGTTGTGAGTAGCCCTGGAGAAGTAAACAGtcataaattgaaaaaaagggGTGGTGTCTCTCATTTTGCGTGATCAGAAGGTTCTGGACATACTGCAACTGCAAGTGGaggctttttctatttcttattgagtgaaaaataatagataacCACATGTTCTCATCAGAGGTTTCAGAGGAGGCTCTACTTTCAGCTGAACCTAGCTTCTTACTGTTTCAGAAGAACagcctaaaataaaaaatacttcaagCAAGAGTAGAATGGGATCAAGTAATCAGATATCGGCATTACTTGTCATGATTTGCAAATTAAATAGCAACTACTCAAAGGAAAAAAGGTATCTCAAGGTCAGCTGAAGTATTACCTTAAACATGATTACACTAGCCAAAATGGTTAATGATGTAAACATCGCGTAGTATATAGGTGATACAACAGCTGTGTTGAATGTATCGAGAGCCTGCAATTGGAAACCAGCACATTTCAAAGTAGACAATAATCAACAACCAGgacatcaaaataaaagaaagggtTTGAAGTAGAAAATACTCAACAATCACggcatgaaaataaaagaaaaaaggtccTCGTAACATTGCATGTGTCTacttgcctatcaaaaaaaaaaaaaaaaatcattgcatGTGTCTGCTTGTGTGTGTATTTACACAATCATTTACTAGTTTAGAATTCTTGGATTTCAATGGATGTGGAGTTCTTCATTTAGGAAGCAACTTGGAGGAGgattttgactttgaaccagcTATAAAACATTGGATGGACTTTGGTGAATAAGTGCTATTTGTGCAAAGACAGAAGAAGAATCAGTGGTTGGCATTCTTCTTCACTTTGCTAAAGGTTAATGTTTCATGAAAGTTAGTTTTCTCCTTGTTTGGCATTGCATGAGTGCTGCTTTCATGTATCTATAAGGCTCTCCTAGGTTGGAAAGCATCATTTTTGGGGGAAAAGCAAAAGAAGGTTTGAAAGGCTGCctctttatgcatttttttcaactatttaaaaggagaaaattgGAGATCATTAGAAAATGGAGTTAACGGATCAAGCACTCAAATCTTCATTTCGTTGTACTCTCTTGATGTGGGTTAGGAGAATCATGGATAGGATGCCAATGTCTATtgtagattttgtagattgacCAACTTTTTCATAAGGGGAGGAAGTTGtttcttgcttttattttatttaatttttgccCTTTGGCTTCCTTTGTATATGCCCTATGTACTTTGGTGCTCTTTTACACTATGTGCTGTGttaatattgtttttacttgactatcaaaaaaaattattggtaatgaaatgaatatatgaaataaaaaaatttatagccAACTTTAACCACTGGAATCCTGAAGAGCTAGCTACCTGCATGGTTTATGATAAATAAAGATGTGTGTGATATGGATCAGAACCTGCATATCTGTTTGTAATCTCAAGTTACAAAGACTCCAGAAAAACCAGAAGCATTCATAAGCTCAAAAAAACTGACATTAAATTCATAGGTTCAGCAGCAGCATAGTTATGAGATCATATTAGGACATTCTAACCATTCCAAGGAAAATGATGGTTACATTGTTTTTTATATCAGATTATATGATGCAAATCCATCACGTAGTGTGGAAGCATCAATATCTTGCAGCATCAGCTCAAATTTAAGTTAGCCAAGCTTCATTTTCTTTACTATCATTATATCATATGTGATGATGGCTGCAATTTTCAAGTTCTTGGATGTTCTAGAATAAGTCATTAATGAATAACAATTCCTACTACAAGCTGAGGTATTGAACATCTGTGGGACCATGGTTTGCTGGAACATGGTAAAGTCTACCACTTTCAGGGAAACTATTAGAACACTATCATCataaattgattattttgaatgaGGATAATTTACAAAAGGAGAAAGGGTGTGACAAAATTACCTTGTTTAAATAGTTCATTTGAGTAATCACACAAGTAATTACAACAATAGTAAAGGCCCACGTTTGGGGATATATCAACTGATTCATTCCCGAGAATGTCAACTTCAATGCAATTCCAAGGGCTTTAACACTCATGACCTGTCAAGAGTATATGGCATTGTGTtgttaaaagtaaataaaataactaataaaatgcatgcaaagagaaaaggaaaaacaaattggAGTGAGCAACTAGTGACTACATACCGACAGTGAGCCTACAAGTGAACAAACACCGATGTAGACCATTATGTGTGTCTGGCCATACAGCGGAATAAAATGGACTATAAGTATGAATACTGCTGCTATCACCAAAGCagcataaaaaagaaaagctgTCATAGGCATTAAAAACGACTAAAGTCATTACTTAGGGTAAAAAAACCTCAAATATGGAGTCTAAAATATCAAAAGTTAAACTATGGATGACCTCTCGTAATGGGAGTACTTTCTCTACATAGAAATATTCCAAGTGCATACCTGGCTCTGTTGCAAGATCCCACACTTCTTTGACAGACTCAATCCCACGTTCTTGAGGAGCATGTAAAACAATTGTTGTTGACCCCACAACACACAGAACACAACCAAGAATTCCAAAAATGTGCAGCTTCTCCCGCAAAATAATATATGCAAGTACAGCACTACAACATAGCATCGCAATTAACATTAAAAATCagaaaagaaaatcatgaaCAATGATCATTTAAGACTTTCCCTCATGCCTGATAATGATACTGAGAGCACCAAGAGGAGTGACCAGAATAGCTGGCGCGAATGCATAGGCAGCAAAATTAGCTATTTCCCCAACAATCACTGTCACAATGGCAATAATCCAAATAAGAATTCACATACAGCAATAATAATGTCCCACCTAATTACGAGATATACACtcaagtttaaattttaaaataaaataagaaacaacaagtttgaaaatttgcaaggagaaaaaagatgaaaaaaaaaatgaaacaaagaaagTAAAACCAATAGCAATAAATATTACATCCATACAACTTTCCACCACTTGAAAATAAGGACAAAAATCACTGCTTTACTGGAGGCAAaaaatttgaatagaaaattttaatcacATTTTCGGATGATGCAAAGCGGCCAGCATTGAACTTTATTTAATTGGAAATGGAAACGATAATTCATTGCTAATGAACACATTCAACTCATCCACATATCAAATTagatattgttttattttaattaacatGCCATAGACAATGAACAAGGACAAAAGAGGTGGAATCCATCCTGAGAAAGACATCATATGCTGTAGTATCTCAAAACTACATAATAGATCATCTGCATACCTCATCAGCTTGGCTGCCCTCTATAAATGAAATCTTCTAAGCATAAGCTCTCATTAAATGAACCAACAAGGACTGCCAGTAAAATTCCACCTTCCTACGACTCATTAAATGAATCATAAGAATTAGAATATTTTCTCCTGAGATATAGCCTAGTTATCTCTATCACCAAAAACTGACTTGCAGCAGCAATCAATTTGAATAGTTATAGCTAATTAGTTATGCAACACTAAAATTGGGCTACTACTTCTCCAAGAGGTGCATTGCAAACAGAAAACATCACAAAAGGTACCAAAAATGGGAAATGAATTGATCCATATTACTGCTATTGGTGAAATATCCCAAAATTCCCTAGAACCAATAATCAAACACATGGAACCTAATCAAACCAATAAAACATCGATGGACAGAGTCTAGTGTATACTAGTATAAAAATGTGCACAATGGAGGAGTCCAGAAATCATCTTGTGATCCACTGCTGGACTTGGAACTTGGTCTGTGAGGCTAATGCTCTTTGGCTCGGCTTAGGTAATGCCAAGGTCATTTAGAGTCTTGACTACAGAGACCAATTTCATAATTCTTTGTTTGGTGCCTtagtagagagagaaatagCAGGGCCTTCAAAACAGTGAAGATGTGTAAGGTTCTGCAACCTTAAggcaattataatttttttttttcatttaactaccaataaaaaacaattcaaccATGTTTTAAAACTCTCCAACTATTTTGGAAtccaaagaatttgaagaaaattgaCATATGTGCAGCAATAGTGCAACAAACATACTATATGATCCATTTGAGCCCAAAGAATAAAGCAAGACTCACTTGTTATCATTCCAGCCCACCAAAGAGGCTCGTACAAGTAAGAATAACCTCCAACACCTGTCATAggtaataagaaaatttaaatagaataaaaaattgtgccACTTTATTATGGTAAATAGAATCACTAAACATGCAAAAAAGTAAGAGCTATCCCAagccataaaaaatatttaagactCATTAGCCGATACAGAATCTACAGATCAAGAAAAGCTTAAAGAACTTCAGAAGAAAGAAACTTGGTATATGTGCAAAAGATTCACCATTGCCATATTCCAAATATCATTCCTAAGAATTGTCTCACTCATGCATGACCAAAAAGATTTGCATAGAACAATATAACGGCATAAATGCATATCAATTCCACTGAAGTGTTTGGATCAAGAAAGAGTCGATTATTTGTGAAGATATTCATtcctttcaatttatttattttttttaattttaatgactgttttttctttgttgattTCTCTTCTCTCTTGAGTGTAACTTTGCATAACACCATGCATTCAGGTTATTTGCCTTTGCATCTCTCTTCACATACTTTTTTCACTTCTAAATAGCTAGCATCTCAATTCAAAAATCATATAGCCAATAACAAAATCCCCTTGACATCTTTCTCAgtacatgtgtgtgtgtgtgtgtgtgtgtgtgtgtgtgtgtatcaCTTAATGATATCTATGTAAATTCACTAATATCTCAATAGCTAAATCTCAACTAGAAAATTTTACAGCAAGTAAGAAAATCCCCAGCATGTTTCTGATTATAGTTTTCCAACTTAAGTATTAGCAAGCATAATACATACATGCAGTAACTAACATATCTTAATAGCTAAAAGCTAACCAAaatatctctttcttttttttctttttcttttttattttggtaggcaacaaaaaatatattaacagcACCTaacaagggaaaaaagaaaaaaagaaaaaatgcaagCAAACGAACAAAAACAGCACAAAAGTACACCAATGACTAGACATGAAAAGGATGCTAAAAGCTAACTCAAATTATCACATAGCAAGTAAAACAAACCCATAGATCTCATAATCAACAAACACAAAACACAtataacaattaatttttttcatgttaacACAGGCCAAACTATACTACAATCCCAAATTTCATTTGTAGTTATACAAACAACTAAATTTAGACAAAATTCTCACTATTCCACCCATCATCCCCATTGCCACACCAAAAACCCCAATATCCACTGTACTATTTGTAAAACTAAAGCAACAGATGTCTTAGTATACTTGATCCCCTTAACTATTAGTAAACATACATATACACTCACCCACATATCTCAGTAGTTAAAATCTCATCACAAAAACATGTAGCAAGTGAAACAAATCTGTATATCCAAGAACTCATTCTCACAAATCTAGCAATTACGACTGTAAATTTTAACTCTTAGTTCTACAAAAATCAATTTCAGGCAAAATTTTCGTCATTTTTCCCCGATTCTTTCATTGCTACACAAAAAACACCCAAAACCCACTATACAGATTTGGAAATCAAACTAGAGTGCACCATCTTAAATTATGTAGTAagtgaaaacatatttttaaatctcataACCAACAAACATAAAGCCCAAAtagcaattattttttaacatgtcAACAGAAACTAACTAGTCCAAGATTCCAAAATATCAGGTTCTTAGTTCCACAAACAACTAATTCCCCAAAATTTTCACATCACCCAGAAGTCACATTACCACGCCCAAAAACCCCAAATCCACTCTACagatttggaaatggaaaataGAATTACCGCCATAATGCCAGAAGCATATATATACACTTACACATCTCAGTGGCTAAAATCTAACACAAAATCATATAGCAAGCAAAACAAATCTGCAAATCTCATAgccaacaaaaagaaaacgCAAATAGCAATTAATTTTGTACATGTCAACGGAGactaaaaaattccacaattACAAAATTCAATGTCAGTTCTACAGACAACTAATTCTAAGCTAAGCCACTCCACATTCATACCAAAAACCCCCCAGAATCCACGGCACAGATttgaaaagaaaccaaaaatgGAATTACCAGCCCTAACGCCGGATGCGCCGGCTTTCTTCAAGCCCTTTTTCTTGACAATGAAACTGGCGCCAATGAAGAAACTGGAGGAGAGGGCCAAGACCAAGCCCTTGATGTTGTCAGAGGACATGCCCTGGGCCCAGCTCCGCGAGACCGCGACCTCCGCCATGGCCGGAACCCTAAAGCCTGGTCGTTTTGACAAAGCAACCTCAGAAAACCCTCCGGGTCCATTCCATACGATCCATTCAATTGTACTGGTTCGTCATCCCTGATGCGGATGGGTGGAAACTGAGATCAGAAGAGAGGAAGGCAGTTGCAGAGGGGAAGAAAAAACACGAAAGGCAATGAGATTTGTGTATCGGAAAATGGATTCAGGGAAATACCCAGAAACATACAACGAGAAGCGGTGATTTGATTActgtatttttgtttaaacaatttataaagTTCGATTCGTCTTAAATGCGCTTACCTGGATCCCTCGGATTTTGTCGGCGTCGCCTTCTATTCGTTTTTATTCTGCTTTTTATctggatttttttatatatatatatatatataaataaataaaaatatatttaaatttaaaattaataaattatttttattttaattctgctatattaatattaaataaatttaaattccgcaatttttattaattttaattacatttaattttttttatattttttactatcaatatgaggaaattttttttcatttttttaatattttttttccttttttaatactCTTCGGGATCCAATTCCAAGTATAACATTAATTCATTTTCAACTTCTCACcccaaaatatatattctttaattaaattttaaaataaataaataactacaATGATGAGTACTTTAAAAcatttcagaaaaaaaatagagaaaaaagtaaaaatttaaaaataaataaataactacaACGAAGAgtactttaaaacattttagaaaagaaaaaaataaaggaaaaagtaaaaaaaataaaaataaatttaaaatcgaTAAATTTTTCTTAGGattatttggttaaaaaagtggttgaaaatccaatttaaaaaatctaatcgttttttttatataaaaacattcttattcttttaaaaataacttttctttatataaaaacattcttattcttttaaaaataacttttctttcaaaaccttaatataaatacttaaaataattaaggttAGTTGtatctaaaataaattattcttcaaataaaaacatgaaaaaaattaaattaacaaatacAATAATTACTTCATcgttttaatcaattaattcttatttttatttcctatttcaaattgattttaaattatcaatataaaaattaaataatttaaaaatacgtaattttttaaaatattttttataaaacaattaaatataagaaaattattattattattattattattttaaaaccaaacatcaCCTTTAGAATCCAAAATTCATAGTAGGTTCAGCCTAGACAAGAAACAAAATTAGTgcttaataatataaatacatatgAACCTTTTCATTGAAGGAAAACAGAAAAGACAATTAATGACGTATACTTGCACATGAAAGAAATATAAGACAGCAGATTGATAGTTGTAACTCATTGACGTGAAATATGAGAAGTACAATGCTGATCCGGGTTGTCCTCCTGTAACCATATCAATTCTATCAtatcttttaatattattacttttgttTATTAAAGAGAGAAAGTTGCTCGATCATATGTTATATATCtaatagattattttatttccatataatatattaagggtatgtttgattcccaaaaaatataaaaaaatactagagaaaattgttttcttatatttgattttatcatacacaaaatatgaaaaaaaaaataaaaaaaaaaatcaaatgtaattaaaattattaagattttattcattttaaaattatttaatattaaataaaataaaataaaatgactttgaagaataatttattaattttaaatctattttttattttttgagttatactttttctctatgttttctttatctcaaaattttcaagaagtaaacataacctaaataattgtttttttcctccttaaaattcaaaattttccttaaaaaaaaaagggagtttttttattcttggtttaggatcttgaaaaaaaattgtttttttttacttaaaattatatttgggaaactttgacataaaataattttttttaaaaaaaaattgttctaaaaagataaaaacatgttaatttttaaaataaattttagattttaattaattttttatagagTATTTTAAGTAAgaattaaaaagtttaaaaatatgggagaattatgttttgggggtagatgagcctccaaattaacaaaaggtccatataactcttcaaattgagttgaaggatatgaaatagtaacggacaaatatacccttacatataaaatattttataaaattaagttaaataattttttttcaataatttttttttcaaaaatactaaattaaataaaagtggttttcaaaaatattaaattaattttttttttcaaaaatattaaattaaataaaactatttaaaaaaaatattaaattaaataattttttaaaatattaaattaaataaatttatttttaaaaaatattaaattaaataaaattattttttaaaaatattaaattacataaaagtattttttaaaaatattaaattaaataaaaaatatttaaaaaaaatattaaattaaataaaagtatttttcaaaaatattaatttttttctcaaaatcaacaaagagcatttttgaaaatactgaaggataatatccttcaactcaatttccatactttcattgagtcttgggctcaatttgaagagttacatggaccttttgttaatttggagcctcatctacccctaaaacataattctccctaaaaatatttttaaactttttaattcTTACTTATTCAAATAAGTGTACAACAATTTCatgaagaataattttttaaaaaaatatattttttatatttaaatttttaaatagaattttattaaaataattggaaaatatttatagggattattttttaataaatttttttgaaatgttggttcaaaattttcattaagagaaaaaggaaaagatgcttgaaattgatggattttttttttccatggggtAGTTTAATTTTACCTAACTTTTAGGTTTGCCAACCATAGTTGGCGACTAGTTACTAATAATTAAAGGATttcttttattagaaaaaaaaatgggtagtGTCGAAACCAAAACTTATTCATATAACATCTAGTGCACTTGTCATTGTCAACGCATGGTCATCTAGtgttttataacttttattgtGATTTGTGGGTTGAATGTTGGTGTAAAGCTTAAAGAGCttgaaacaataaaaaacatagGTTGAAATGTTCCCaactttactttcttttttttaactaatcTTCCTAACTTTCTTCTTTTCGTTGTTCCCAactttactttcttttctttaactaATCTTCCTAACTTTCTTCTTTCCATTGTCTAGTTCCAACATTTTTCTTGGCTTTTTTTGGATCATGGGTGTTGGCATGGAATGTagatttgttatttaaattccAACTATAGTATAAATGTATAAGAATGGATAGATTGCTTACCTGAAAGTTATACCATTCATATAAATCAATTAACCAAACTTGAATATTTGATGAGACTCGAATTATAATTGCTcccaattttctaaaataattattcattacgaaaatgattttaatgaaGCAATCGAAGATAAGttttagaattattaaataaactaattacACATATAATATGGGTCTATGCAatatagtaacttggtgaattatgacaaCTGATAATCTTATGTCATAATTTGTCGTAGGTCCTATCCATTGTGTAACCATGCACATTAGTGTACTTATCATGGAAAACCTATTCAGAAaacaagacaagtcatcccctTAATTAGGAGTTAGTGTATTATAGTCTCTATCAGACTGCCTAATCTATGAACTAATTGTGACCAACTTATTATCTTATAAGGAACTCATATAAGTTATATtctctgtgcaactcctaatacactcaAATCATATATAATGCAAGTGGTATGAGTgtgaatgttcaaatcaatatcaatgtaAAAACATATAGTAAATGAAAgtttaagtctaactttgttatattatgtcCTACTTTTAAGAGCTTTATCCCAACAACTCTCATAATAACATAAAAGACTATGAGTCCAAAGCTTTTTGCACTTATCATTCCTAGCAATTTTAGTACATGAGAGCCTCATCGTAATGAGAGAGTTGTTATACTACCAAATAAGTTCATGAATTTAGGAGAGTTTTTCAAGGTCATTTGAAGGAACATAAGACTAATTCCATTAATTACAATGAAGCAATGAGCAATGTAGATGCTCATCTATGACAAGGAGCTACAGAGGCAAAGTTAGAATCTATGTATTCAAATGATCTTTTGGATCTTGTAGAAGTGCCTAAAGGGGTAAAAGCCATAAGGTGTAAGTGGGTCTACAAGAGGATGAGAGTGATAGATGGAAATGTTGAAACATGCAATATTAGACTTGTAGTGAAGGTTTATAATCAGAAACCTAGTTTCAAATATGAGGAAACCTTCTCATTGATGGTCATgctcaaatcatcaaaatacTCCTATTCATTGTGGCACATATCGATTATGAGATATtgcaaatggatgtcaagaaaGCATTCTTGAACGACTATCTTGATGACATCTACATGATGCAATCAAATAGTTGTTGGCATTTTAGATTTATGCACAATAGAaccaataccaatttttttaaaatgatttttaaggttaaaatattaacctttaggtttggatgttcctaaattTTAAGTTCTAAGTGTTGAAAACGACCTTGAAGAATTAAATATCTTCAACTTAATGACTTGTCCTTGAACTTTGGCATAGAGATGACAGAAATCTTTGAAGGTGGAGACTAGGGCTCCCCTTGGAACcataaaaagaatagtggaaaACTAAAATCCTAACCTCATAAGGGTTATTTATATGATTTCTAGTGAGCTTTAGTGACTTGAACCCATCTTGGCTTGAGTCACTTACTCTAACCCAAAAatggtcctaattgattaattaatccaataaagctctaattaatcaattagtccaatCTAAAGATGTTGTCTACTAATTATTGTGCAACCTTatttaattaccaaaacacttttatgcacataagtgaaccaagGTATATAAACTTTATAATTCTAAAGAGTATTAAGACTTATAACATAGTGTTGGCCAATAAGGTATATAAGCTTGAATAGAGACTATTAGGACCTATAGCACAATATTAGCTCTATCAAAATCTAATTCTGAAGTTAACTCATCATCCtactatagagagtcaattaCATTCTAGTACCTTATATATATTGCAACGAGACACTAAGTGTTTGGGCCCATGATTTGTTATCCATTGTATATAGTCTcctcatgaattggtgttcataatctaataaggtaaaaACTATCAATCTCTCCAAATTACCTCTACAAAACTTAAGGACTATTATGACCATCGTTTACATAAACACGCATCCTTAGGATTACCCATGAGGGACACACTATCTGaatcccatgaaatatcatagTGTTTCTATTGAGAATCTTATTATTACTAGTTTCCATTAATAGTAACCCAATTTGTAGGGAATATAGATCATCTTAAGATCTCACTTATAAGTTAAAATCATTACTAACTTTGACAtaagttcaatattctctcaaggttgacaaaaaatataatatagcaacttggtgaagtcatgacaaCCCAATTATTAAATGGTGGAACTATCTACGATGTGCTTATCTGATAGAGGAGATAGCACACTTTATTATTTAGGGATGTACACtactttattaaacaaaattgtGCACTTAGGGTTGTCGGTTGCACACTAACTTTATTACTCAATAAAGCACTTATGAATGATGCACGATGTGATTTTGTGTAGGTTAAAGCAGTGAggtgtgctttttttttttcacacaatGGTTGAGTCGCCTAATGGGAGGTGTGTTATTCACTCCAATACACTTAAGTGAGCAATTTGAATGAAGACTTTTTAGTGCGTAATAAGGAGTACACAATGTAGATTGAGTTTCTAAGTGCGCAGTTAAAAGTGTGCAATACTAAGTAGGCTTCTTTAAATGTGTAAATTGGACTAGTGGTTTCAGAGTGTGCAATCTATAAAGGGCTTTACTTAGTGCGCTATTATGGGTTATGATCAAATTAAAGCGTGTTCTTGGTGGTAGTGTCCTTAGTTGCTTCATTCTTTGTGAAGTGCTAGAATTGTGCTAAGCATGCTTTAACTCTATAAAAATGTCGCAAAAcctattaaaagaattttccTAAGATATTAACAACAAATTGAAGAAGTGAGGTTGCTATGAGTGCTTCAAACACACTAAAATAGGGTTTAAAAAGGCCATCCTAGTGTGTAATTTGAGTTTTCATCAATTATACTCaagtatccta is drawn from Vitis riparia cultivar Riparia Gloire de Montpellier isolate 1030 chromosome 18, EGFV_Vit.rip_1.0, whole genome shotgun sequence and contains these coding sequences:
- the LOC117907154 gene encoding probable magnesium transporter NIPA4 isoform X1; its protein translation is MAEVAVSRSWAQGMSSDNIKGLVLALSSSFFIGASFIVKKKGLKKAGASGVRAGVGGYSYLYEPLWWAGMITMIVGEIANFAAYAFAPAILVTPLGALSIIISAVLAYIILREKLHIFGILGCVLCVVGSTTIVLHAPQERGIESVKEVWDLATEPAFLFYAALVIAAVFILIVHFIPLYGQTHIMVYIGVCSLVGSLSVMSVKALGIALKLTFSGMNQLIYPQTWAFTIVVITCVITQMNYLNKALDTFNTAVVSPIYYAMFTSLTILASVIMFKDWDRQNPTQIVTEMCGFVTILSGTFLLHKTKDMVEGSSPSFAVRLPKHTDEDGFELEEDTPFQCQDSL
- the LOC117907154 gene encoding probable magnesium transporter NIPA4 isoform X2, with amino-acid sequence MAEVAVSRSWAQGMSSDNIKGLVLALSSSFFIGASFIVKKKGLKKAGASGVRAGVGGYSYLYEPLWWAGMITMIVGEIANFAAYAFAPAILVTPLGALSIIISAVLAYIILREKLHIFGILGCVLCVVGSTTIVLHAPQERGIESVKEVWDLATEPAFLFYAALVIAAVFILIVHFIPLYGQTHIMVYIGVCSLVGSLSVMSVKALGIALKLTFSGMNQLIYPQTWAFTIVVITCVITQMNYLNKALDTFNTAVVSPIYYAMFTSLTILASVIMFKVRSHDSTS
- the LOC117907154 gene encoding probable magnesium transporter NIPA4 isoform X3 is translated as MAEVAVSRSWAQGMSSDNIKGLVLALSSSFFIGASFIVKKKGLKKAGASGVRAGVGGYSYLYEPLWWAGMITMIVGEIANFAAYAFAPAILVTPLGALSIIISAVLAYIILREKLHIFGILGCVLCVVGSTTIVLHAPQERGIESVKEVWDLATEPAFLFYAALVIAAVFILIVHFIPLYGQTHIMVYIGVCSLVGSLSVMSVKALGIALKLTFSGMNQLIYPQTWAFTIVVITCVITQMNYLNKASRHMQCYEDLFSFIFMP